The genomic stretch GACAAGGACTAGAAAAACTGCTCAAAACGAGCCTACTGAGGTCGTTACTGGACCACCAACGCTTGAAAGTCCGTTGGGTACGAACTGGGCCCAAGGGGCTCAGAACCAACCCGACAACGGACAAGGCCCTGCCTCCTGTCCAGCATCCTCTGTTTCAACCAGGCAAAACCAACGGAACCGAGGAAACGGCCAGCTAAATAAGGAAGTCTAAGAGCTCAGGACCAATCTGAACtatatgaagcagatgctggagcaGATCTATTGCCAGCAAGTTCCGCCCCAATGTGATAGTGGCCGAGCGATTGCTTTGCAACAATTCGCCGACCCTCAGACTACCGCTCTACGATCTGTCCCTCAGCCGAGTCAGCACCAGGGTCCGGCCGAGCCTACGCCCGCACATTCCATGACCGTCGCAGTGGGGCCTCCGATTGAGGGTATGGTCGATAGTGATGAACCCTGGAAAGCTGACCTCCGGGACTTCAGGAGGGAAGTGCGAGAAGATATCGCTAACATGAAGCAAGGTCACGACGCACATCCAACGAGGCCCGAGACAAAACCATCTTCGTTCATAAAGGAGATAATGCAAGCTCAGTTGTCGGAACGGTTCCGTCTTCCACAGATTACGACCTTCACTGGCAAGACCGATCCTACCGAGCACATCGAATCCTTTTGGACGTATATGGAGTTGCACGATGCCTCAGATGCCGTAATGTGTCGAGCTTTCTCCCTCACTTTAGTCGACGTAGCTCGACTTCGGTTTaagcagttgaaaccaaagtccattagctcgttcACGGAGCTCAGTGATGCCTTCCTCACTAATTTCATTGGTGGGAAGAAAAAGCTGAAGTCGCCTGCACACCTAAACAACATAGTGCAAAAAGAGGGAGAGTTGCTGAAAGATTACATTAAGTGTTTTAACTTCGAGTCTCTCCAGGTTCAGAAATATTCAAATGAGACAGCACTCAACTCGCTTATGCAAGACATCAGAGACAAACCATTTTTGGCATCCTTTGACAAGAACCCGCCTACTACTCTGGCTGAGTTCATGGCCCGGTCAGATAAGTACGCGAATGCCAAGGAAACCCAGATCAAGAGTGAAGCCGCCCAAAACGTGAAAGCCACGGTCAAAGAGTCAGCAAAGAAAGAAGTTGACTCGACCAGTGAAAAGAAATGTAAAGATGACCGAGCACGTGATGATCGTAAATTGGGTAAACAGCCAGACCGCAAGTTTTCGACGTATACCCCGCTCAACAAACCGCAAGAGCAGGTTTTAATGGAGATTAAGGGTGAAGGATTCGTCAATTGACCAGATCGACTCCGAAGCAATCCGAACCGACGGAACAAAAATAAGTACTGTCATTACCATCGTGATTATGGGCACAATATGAGTGATTGCTATCACTTGAAAGAAGAAATCAAGCGACTCATCCGAGAAGGCTGTCTCAGAGAGCATGTTGAGAGAACCGAGACAACAGAAGAATGCCGGGGTGATAACCGACCCACGGAGGAAATTTGAACCATTGTCGGTGGTCCTCGAGGCAGAGGCGATTCAAACAATGCTAAAAAAATCACGTCAGGAGCATCAGTTGGCCCGAGTCTGAAATCCTAATACTAGCTCGACcttcgaaagaaaagaaaagtgagaaatactgcatatcgttcactgatgAAGACGCTCGGGGTATCTATCATCCGCATGACGATGCATTGGTCATCACCCTCACTATAGCGAACCGTAAGGTATTTCGCATTCTCGTTGATACAGGGTCGTCTGTCGATGTATTATTCACTCAGGCGTTTGATAAAATGGGTGTCGAGCAATCAGCATTAAAGCTGGTTCAGACCCCCTTAATTGGTTTCTTTGGGGGACGAACACTCCTCGAAGGAGTCATCTCATTACCACTTACAGTTGGTAACTCTCCGCACAGGTGACAGTAATGGTCGACTTCTTGATAGTCGACCAACCATCAGTCTACAACGCTATACTCGGTCGACCATCTCTGAGCCTTCTTTAAGCTATGATATCAACGtaccatctctccatgaaatttccgactgagtcgggagtagaaGTCATAAAGGGCGATCAAAAGGATTCACGGCGCTGCTACGCAATAACTGTGAAAGTTCCAGCCGAGGTAACCATGAttgaatcgttggaccctcgggccAAGACATACGAGCAGGTCAACTGGTAGAAGATTTTATTCCAATACCCTTGTTCAGAAAAGATGAGTCCAAAATTCGCCTCTGAAAGACAAGCTGATATCACTACTCCGACGATACACTGATGTATTTGCATGaaatcatgaagatatgccagGGATCGATCCCTTAgtaatgactcaccgactcaacatcgatctgACCTACCGACCGATCCGATAAAAACGACGTTTGCTCGGCCCTGAAAGGTACGCCgtcattgaagaagaggtcagcaagctcctcaaggctaaattcatcgaggagatcTACTATCCAGAATGGACAGCTAATGTCGTACTCGTTAAGAAAGCTAATGGGAAGTGgtgagtctgtattgactataccgacctaaacaaagcctgcccaaaggatagcttccCTCTTCCAAGGATCGATTAGCTGGTAGATAGTACGGCAGGACacaaacttcttagttttatggatactTATTTTGGGTACAATCAAATTATAATTCATTaatcagataaatctaagactacctttgtcaccgacaaaggactttactgttaccgtgtgatgccatttggtttaaAGAATGCAGGAGCGACATACCAACAGTTGGTAAATAAAATGTTCGCTTGACAGATCGgacgaaccatggaagtatacattgatgacatgctcgtcaaaagtatacatgcGGCTGATCATATTGCCGACCTAGAAGAGATGTTTCTTATTCTTCACAAATACCAGATGAAGTTAAACCCGAGCAAATGTGCCTTTGGGGTCGACTTGGGTAAATTTCTCAGATTTCTAGTCAGCCAGCGAGGAATCGAGGCAAACCTAGAGAAGATCAAAGCATTACTTGACATGGAATCCCTAAAAATGATCAAGGATatacaaaggttgactggacgagtagcCACACTCAACCGCTTCCTCTCCCGAGTTACCGATAAGTGCCTCCCGTTCTTCAAACAACTTAAGGGTTGGCAAACGGTAGAGTGGAcagaagagtgtgaagcagcgttCCAGTAGTTGAAGTCATACCTTGGATCTCCACCTGTCTTATTGAAACCTGAGCCTGGGGAAGCTTTGCTATTGTACCTAGCGGTTTCCGACACAGCCATAATCTCGGCTTTGATACGTGAGCATGAAGGAAGACAATTGCCGATGTATTACGTCCACAAAACATTGTTGCCTGCAAAAATAAGATACCCTCCTCTGAAGAAGGTGGCCCTAGTCTTAGTCATCTCCTCGCGATGACTTCAATCATATTTTCAAGCTCACACTATCGTCGTCATGACCGACCTCCCACTGCGTCATATCtttcagaaaccagaagcttccggcctaCTAATGAAGTGGGCGATCGAACtcagtgaatttgacattcaatacatgTCGAGAATCATGATAAAAGGACAAGTTGTGGCTGACTTCATTGCTAAATTTACACCACAAGCCGATTCATTAACCGAGCTTGGAACCGAATAATCGATAACTGCTTCTCCCGAGACATCACCCGACCCAATCCCCTGGAAGTTATATGTCGATGgatcatccaactctaaggtaaGCAGGGCAGGAGTTGTCTTGGAGACTCctgatcaaacctacatgcaatataccttgagacttggatttcaagcctcgaatAATACAACAGAATACAAAGCCTTGTTGCTCAACCTCCGACTAGCATCCAGTCTGGGTGTTACTCATCTCAACGTATTCAGCGACTCGCAGTTGGTTGTCAATCAGGTTACCAGTGTGTATCAAACATGAAAAGAGCAACTAAAAGCATACATGAAAAAAGCTAAAGAATTGATCGATGGTTTTCAACTATATATTGTGACTCGGATCCCTCGAATAGAAAATGCTAAGGCCAATCTACTGGTAAAACTTGCCTCTGCTAACGAAGATGACATACCCAGATCCGTTCCAATTGAGTATGTTGTTAAACTGAGTATCGGCGACACGGTTAGCTCGACCGTACAACTGACTTGGCTCGATCCGATCGTCCAATACCTTGGCAGTGGAAAGTTGcccgaggaccatgctgaagccCGACGATTGAAGATCCGAGTTTCTCGTTACACCATACTTAAAGGAGTATTTTATAAGAAAGGATTCTTCACTCCTCTGTTACGATGCCTAAATCTCGATGAAGTCGATAATGTGCTGCGAGAGATCTACGAAGGGATTTGCCGAAATCACTCGGGAGCACGATCACTCGCGCATAAGGTGTTGCGTCAAGGGTATTACTGGCCGACTATCCAGTACGATGCTCATAAGCTCGTGTAAAAATGCAACAAATGTCAACGATTCGCGGCCATTCTGAGAAAACCCCCTGAGGAGTTGACTCCAATGACTGGTCCTTGGCCCTTTGCgtaatggggaatcgacatcatcggaccgCTCCCATTAGGGAAATGCTAGACCAAGTTCGTCGTTGTTGCAGTAGATTACTTTACAAAATGGGCCGAGGTCGAGCCATTGGCCAGAATAACTGAACAGAAGATCACAGACTTTGTATGAAAAAACATCGTTTGGGATACCCCGAACCATTGTTACTGATAATGGGAAACAGTTCGACAACAGACAATACCGAGAAATGTGCGGCAATCTCAGGATCAGAAATGTCTATTCTTcccccatcatcctcagacgaacggacaggtcgaggcagtcaacaagatcattaaacGGCATCTCTGAACCAAACTTAACCGAGCTAAAGGAGCATGGGCGGAAGAACTTTCTAAAATATTGTGGGCATACCGAACCATCGCTCGAACAACCATAGGAGAAACCCCTTTCTCCCTTGCGTATGAATCGAAACCCGTCACCCCGATTAAGATCGGGTTGACTTCAGCCCGAGTTAGCTCGTTTAATGAAGAAGACAACGAAGAATTACTAGCTCTcaaactcgacctcatggaagaACAAAGGAAAAAATCTCGGCTATGTATGATGGATCGGCAACGCCAAGTAGCTCGGTTTTATAATACCCAAGTCAAGATTAGACGCTTTCGAGTGGGAGACATGGTCCTTCGAAAAACGTTCCTAAACACTAAGGAAGTTGGTGcgggcacactgggacccaattgggaaggaccctatgttgtTTAGAGCACCATCCGACCCGGAACATATCGTTTGGAAGACCTAACCGGGCAATTGCTACCCCATCCTTGGAATGCGGAGCATCTAAACATCTATTATCCCTAGGTCAGCCATTGAGCATTCGCAACAATTCGGATAAGCAAATGATGAAAAATATGTAAGCTGAGTTAAATGAATAAGAAAACCGAGTATATTCATTTATCAGTATGCATTTTACATCAGATTACGTTAGTTTCTACTTTGCAATTATATTGATAGAACCACAAAGATAAAGGCAAAAAGAGTTGGCCACAATATGCTATGTCCCCTCTCGGTTGCAGATGCTCTCGAGCCCGCCTGGTGTGCCtgaagtgcttgaagcttggtgtgcttgaagtgcttaaTGGCTCCAAACCAGCTCCAAGTTCATCAGGAGCTAACTTAAGAGATAGCTCGGACTCAGCTGTTGCTGCCACTCGGAGCGACCTCTATCGCCGCCTCAGGAGCAGCCTCAGACTCGACCTCGATACCAGCCACAGCATCAGCAGACCCGGCTGCCTTGGCCTCCGGACTTTAGAACCCAGAGGCACCTTCATCAAATCTCAAGAGATCAAGGTTGGGGAAAGCTTCATTCATCAGTCCGACATACTTGGTCTAACCATCCTGATACAAGCGATCCCACTCCTCTAAATACTCTCGGGATTCAAGAAAGGCCTTTACGGCCTAGTCCCTGGCCTCCTCTTTGGCTTGCTCAATGGCAGCCCTGGTCTCAGCCTTGACCCAAGCCAACTTATCCTCTGAAGAGGCATGAGCCTAACGAATTTGGCGACTCTCCTCTTGGGCCTCTTTCAATAGCGAGGCCACATAAGCACACTCGCCCTTAGCGTCCTCGACGGCCTTCTTGTCGGGCCCTAAGTTGCCGATCATTATGCCGATCTGAGCCATGACAGCTTCAAGTTGTGCTTCCGCCTCCGCTGCCCATTTCTGTGCTGCTTCAGCTTCCGCCGTCCGACTCTAAGCCTTGGCCATATCCACGCTAGCCCTGAGCAGATAAGGAGCGAACTGTAAAAGAAAAAGGTAAAGTCAAATTAAAATCGAAGGGATCAACAAGACTAGTGAAAACTCTGAGTCTTACCTCAAGGAGAATCTTTGCGGCGTGAGAGAGAGTCCGCCTCTGGGGAGCGTCGAAGAGGGCAGCAAATTCTTTTTCACTCCCATGAGAGATCACCCAAGGGACCATATCCGACACAACCCATTGGAAAAATAACGCCTCCTGTTGAGTCGTCTCCCCTCCTGAGGCTTCCCCCCTTTGCTCCTCCCTCTGTTCCGGGACTTGCTCTGCAACGGGTCCTGGTTCAAGAGCCACTTGAGGCTCGGGAGCGACCGCGTCAGCCACTTCCGCCCCTTCATCCAAGTCGGGGATTATTACGGTCGGGATCATGGTCGGGACGGCCGGAGTGGCTTGCCCCTTAGCTTTCAAGATCGTCTTCGGTCTCTTTGGAGGGCGAGTCTCAGACCGAGTCTCTGACCGTGGAGGAGCCTTCATCTTAGAAGCCGGACGGAGAATAGGCCTTTCCTCAGCCATCTCTACATTAGGAAAAGCAAGACGAGTCAAGTAAAGTTCGAAGAAAATGTAACCTGACATCCAGAGGTTACTTATTACGGCCGAATCTAAACTCGCAAGAAGAAGACGCTCCGACTGGAGAAGTGTCTTCCAAGACCGCTCCTCCGGATCCAATGCCTTCAGATCCTTGATCCGAGCTAAGGCGCCAACTCTAAGTTTCGGCCTTCACTCGGGAATATCTGCAAAACGTATCCTGTCAGACTAAAAAACATAACAGTGTAAGGAGATAAAGGGAAAAGTACATGCCGAGTCACTTGCTTGGGAGAACGCCCCAGGAACGTGAGGTTCGATGAGTTCTGGCTCGGCAATCTCCCAGCGGCCACACGCCCAGAACCATCTGTCTCTTCAGTGCTTgttggaggtaggagggtcggttatcaaaggccCACCCTTGGTACGCCAAGCACACAAAAAGTACCAGCCGGGCTTCTGCGGATTCGACCGTACTTGATACAAATGGAGAAAATCGTTGATGGTCAGTGGGGGCTGCTTTGTCTCAACCCACAACACCGAGCATCCGAACAAGTTCCTGCACCCGTTCGGGACTATCTGCCTAGGCGATATCTAGAGTCGAGAAAGCAAATCCTAAGCAATGCCTtcaaggggcagacgcaagccgcattgtaAGGCGACTTGAAAGATTGCGACCATCCCAGCCAGAGGACAGTCGGGTAACTCACTCGGCAGGGAAAGGTGAAGGATGACCGAGTTCGGGACATAATACCCGACTCTGATCTTATCCAAATCCGCCTTGGTTAAAATTGAGGGAACCAGACCCCTCTGCTCATCTCCTGTCTCCCGTCCCTCGGTTGCCGACTTAGCAACCTTCGTCAATCTCCGTGTAGAGACCGACCTACTGGCCCCTTCGATCTCCTCCCCAGGAGGATTAGGTTTGCCAAGGGCAGTCGATAGTGATGTCTCTCCACGAGAGGGACCCAccgaagcagggcgctccgctaAAGACCCAGTTGCCCTTTCCAAATACTGAAAGGCTTTATTGAAACCAATGACCATCTCCGCCAGCAACGAGGGCGATTCCGAGACATTCCAGAAATGTCTCACTTCACCCTCATCATCGGATGCTCCCTCCCGGGAGCTCTGAGAACTTTACATTGTTATAAGAATAAAAAGTGaaggggagggagagagttagAACTCACCGGAGATGGTGGAGAGGACGTGAATGAGGAAATCAGGAAAGATGAAATCAGTGGAAAGCGGAAGAAAGAGGAAacgaaaatgagaagaaaagagggcGCGTGCGAAAATGAGAAAGGGGCGTCTCGCTCATTCTTATATATCCCTGCCACGTGGCAAGGGCATTTAAGGAGGAATCGAATCGACGATCGTTTCGACTCTCCCGCCCGACACATGGCGCACGCCGACTAACGGAGATGCCGCCTCCGCTACGTGTTTGAAGCTCATTAGCCGAAGAAGTGCTCTGACGACTTCTCGTGCGTGCGGCCTCGATTAACGAATTGACACACATTTAGGACGACACACAACTCCTGCGAACATTAAATGCTCCATCATAATATCGGTCTCCGGTCCAAGCCGACCCAAAACTCTTTACTCCTTAGCATTAACACAGTTGACTCAAGGAGTAAGGAGGCTTACTGttgggaaaaaatatgacaagtccgaagacccggttatggaataGACTAACTCTACTGACACGGCCCGGCATTCCGAGGCAATAAGCCTGACCGAGGCAAAAGAACTAAATGCctcaaggagagacttagctcagaTCGCCGGGGTTAACCCTGACCGAGACTTATAAAGTCACGAGCCAAATGCAAAGTACATAAGATGCATGAAGTTGACTCAGAAGATAAGGCAACAACATCTAAAAGGCTGATTAGGGTCTGAAGCTTAGAAGCCacttgaccgaccataaaaccaaTCCAACAAGGTCAATTATAAGGTCGGCTATCGGAGTAAGAGAGGATGTCAATTATAGATCGGCTCCATCTCGCCTAACAGATAGCGAGCAACTTGATCCATAAAGCTGGCTTGGACTAACTCATTATTAGAGTCGGTCAGGATCGGGCTAAGCAAGGAAAAGACGGCGTGAATGAAAACGTTGTCCCAAAAATCTCGTAAAAGGATCCCCAatcccgaggatctcgggatcggATGGAGACCTAAAACGGGttgaaatcaaatctccaagatatcagaaGAAGAATCCCTGCACGATGGGACCCTCATATTCCTATAAAAATGGGAATCTCCAAGCTAGAAGGTACACAGAAAACTCCTCTCAAAACCCTTCCTATACGGTTCTatcactgactttagcatcggagggtccccgactctagccagggtctcctttatttcattcttgtgcaGGTGGTAGATCGAAGGAAGGCTCACCAGTTTgcaacaacacacacacacacactctaagGAGAATCAGTTATCACGATAATTCATGAGCACTTTTTGACATATGATATGAGCACAAAATCTTAACAATTCCTAATATGAATCACCTTATGAAATCCCTGAGGTTCAAAAGTAACCTGATTCggtaatttggtgggccataggaaagtGAGTGGGCATTCACTTCATTGATTTTTCTCTCACTTTACCATGGTCTATTAGATTTTTGGATTTGGCTAAGTTTTGGGCTATAAAGGTTTCATGAAATGACTTATAATGTaagatgagtttttgaaaatTGCTCACGAGTCTGAGAACCTATTCCAAGATAAGCATTACACATTGATATGTATATATCTATATACATATTGATATGTATATATCTAAGGTTgaacacgagtcaagctagctcaaaaagcttaCCCGACTTGGCCTTGGaatgactcggcttgaaaggccaactcgggtcgagtcaagcttgttttttaaagctcaagttgagttcgagccgagttcgaccatggtgcaTTTTAACTCGAACTCGAATCAAAGCTCGAGCTCGTCTctgctcgagtaatatattttaatattatattatatatataatatatatatatatatatatatatatatattttaatattatattatatatataatatgattttttttttttaagttaaaatttagaagtttttactaaaaaatcctACCTGATTGCGCTGGATTGagtcgggttggggtttgggttggGGTGGGGGCTGagttgggtcaggtcaggttgggcACCGGGTTGAGTCGGGTGCGGGTTTGGGTCTGGTTAGGCGCTGGGTTggcatatgaacaagctcgactcgactcaaaccactagctcgacttgaGATTGActtgaaagctttggcaaacaagccaagcttcaatgttgagctcaagctcaaactcaagtacaacatggacgagtcaagccgagcttggtccagctcaacttgactcagctcAATGTACAGCCATATATATGTGTGGCCGATGTACagccatatatgtgtgtgtgtgtgtagacacGTAGACACACACATATGGTGCACGCGCACATAGACACACATATGAAAATGGGCGTGGGCCAGATTGGGCTGGGCTGTCAGTAGCTTTAGCTCAAACTAATATTATTCCGGCTTTTATATCTAAGCTTACCTTAAAAGGCTTATGGCCAAGCCCAGCTACAATAGCTGCCTAGCCCAAAAGCCCATGGCTGACCTTGCCCATTGAGGGCATGATGCacgacaaaaatgcccttgaagtCCTAAATGGGCCGGGTCTGATAATGGGCTCCACTCTAAAATGAAGCCGAAAACAAGCCTTATTATCAAACGGGCTTAAATTTTAGGCCTGGGTCCGTATGCAGGCCGAGAATTCCAGCCCAAGCCCATCTTGAACCGGGTGAGTCCCGAAAGCCCGGCAGACGGACATACCTACTAATGATTGGCCCGCTCTCTGACACGTGTGCCATCCGACGTGTGAAATCCCCTCTCTCCCTccccttctccctctcccttATCCGACCCCCACAgcgaagatctctctctctctcctctgtaAAAATGGCTTCTTTGGTCCAGCAGTTCTCGGGTCTCAGGTGCCCGCCTCTGTCCTCCTCTCATCTGTTGAAACCCACCTCCTCTTCAAAGTCCAGAAGAGCCTCCTTCTCAACCACAATCGTCTCTGCAGTTGCCATCTCCAATGCCCAGACCCGAGAGCGCCAGAAGCTCAAGGATATGTTCGAAGAAGCCTACGAGCGCTGCCGCACCGCCCCCATGGAAGGCGTCTCCTTCACTGTCGAGGATTTCCACTCCGCCATCGAAAAGTACGACTTCGATTCCGAAATTGGAACCAAGGTGAGTGTTCTTGTTTATCGAATTCTTCTGTCCTTCTTCAGACGACGAAAAACGCGGAAGCGGAAGTGAATTGGGCATTGGACTTCTCGATACCCATTTGCCTGAATCCGCTGTATTGATTATGTGTGGTGTATTTTGATGATTGGGTTTTCATGGGTTTGAGATTTTGGACTTTTGGAGATAAGCGTATGATCGAGCTTATTCAATGATCTGTATGCGCAAAAATGCTGTTTGGGGGCGCATTAGAATGGGGAGTATTAGAATTGGTTTAGTTTTCTGTCATTCTTCTTCGAACgattggaaaaagaagaagaagaagaagaagaagcatcgaaACGGATGCGAATTGGGCATTGGGTGTGAGCTTGAATGAGTGATTGTTTTAGAACTGATTGGATTTCTCGACACCCTTTTGCTTGAATCTGCTGTATTGATTATATGTAGTGTATTTCGACTATTGAGTTTTCTTGTTTGGAAGGATTTGATATTTCGAGCTTTCAAATAGACGTCTGATTACCAAATTTTTGTGGAGCTTTAATGCCCCTCCAAAGTTTGCCGCTTTCGGGTGGCTGATAGGAAGAAAGAAAGTCCTCATTATTGTCAATCTCCGGAAAAGAGCAATGGTGATTACCAACATGTGCTAGTTACGTAAGAACGATGAGGAGACTGATCATCCGTTTGTTCATTGCCCTTATGTGAGCCAGATTTGGGTGGAATTTCTGGCTGTTTTAGGCTTTCATGGATCACTCCAGAATCAGTTGATATTCTGTTGGGTGCTTGGCATGGAGTGGGCTTCAGAAAGGAGAAGAGAATGTTGTGGAGAATGGCATTATTGGcaatttggtgggctgtttgggaagaaagaaatgctaGGTGTTTCAATAATTACAGCAAACCAGCTCAAAGCACATCACAAAAGGCCAGATCATTGGTTATTGAATGGGCTTCTTGCGATCTAAATTTGAAGGG from Magnolia sinica isolate HGM2019 chromosome 17, MsV1, whole genome shotgun sequence encodes the following:
- the LOC131231746 gene encoding uncharacterized protein LOC131231746 yields the protein MKQMLEQIYCQQVPPQCDSGRAIALQQFADPQTTALRSVPQPSQHQGPAEPTPAHSMTVAVGPPIEGMVDSDEPWKADLRDFRREVREDIANMKQGHDAHPTRPETKPSSFIKEIMQAQLSERFRLPQITTFTGKTDPTEHIESFWTYMELHDASDAVMCRAFSLTLVDVARLRFKQLKPKSISSFTELSDAFLTNFIGGKKKLKSPAHLNNIVQKEGELLKDYIKCFNFESLQVQKYSNETALNSLMQDIRDKPFLASFDKNPPTTLAEFMARSDKYANAKETQIKSEAAQNVKATVKESAKKEVDSTSEKKCKDDRARDDRKLGKQPDRKFSTYTPLNKPQEQVLMEIKGEGFVN